The following proteins are encoded in a genomic region of Maylandia zebra isolate NMK-2024a linkage group LG1, Mzebra_GT3a, whole genome shotgun sequence:
- the LOC143416195 gene encoding serine/threonine-protein kinase pim-2-like isoform X2 gives MTHCLDTCSIIQVILKQLVDAAKHLEDKHIFHRDIKSENILIETGSDVPRVRIIDFGLSCFFKERSQYRLFYGTEIYSPPEWYGRSCYRCGPTTVWQMGVVLYEALHAGDFDTTSFLKKRLKFKRHLSKNCRDFLDACLTKVPETRPTLEDLQHHTWLR, from the exons GTCATTCTGAAGCAGCTGGTTGATGCTGCGAAGCACCTGGAGGATAAACACATCTTTCACCGGGACATCAAGAGTGAGAACATTCTGATTGAGACCGGCTCAGATGTACCGCGTGTTCGTATCATCGACTTTGGACTCAGCTGCTTTTTTAAGGAGCGGTCGCAGTACCGCCTCTTCTATG GTACAGAAATTTACTCCCCTCCCGAGTGGTACGGGCGCAGTTGCTACAGGTGTGGACCCACCACGGTATGGCAAATGGGAGTGGTTCTGTACGAAGCGCTTCATGCGGGGGACTTTGACACCACGAGCTTCCTCAAAAAGCGCCTGAAATTCAAAAGACATCTGTCCAAAA ACTGCCGGGATTTCTTGGACGCGTGTTTAACCAAAGTCCCGGAGACGCGGCCGACGCTGGAGGACCTACAGCATCACACTTGGCTGAGATAA
- the LOC112435138 gene encoding TIMELESS-interacting protein-like isoform X2, with protein MVDPQENSPQDIPDYDGIEDEAFPPLPPPHSPGRGGQEEGDPFADGDEGEVSQLADVPTAKRRGVKRPQPKLDSHRLISDRGLPALGTLFDNIQFKGKGHEAADLRLLMQKMENWAHRLYPKLQFEDFIDKVERLGSKKEVQTCLKRIRLDMPLTHEDFTSTDGAGDEEVQRELETFGDPDLFSRESFINAPQGQIAEALAPPPTPSLTEEQQKRIELNRQRALEKRRARQQQIGPSASQTADMLGDKPPAASSPNVIKGSTDGDETVEDPDLEPSNNTSTQQTSPLPPKDSEPAEAETSLSPEQQLSNDCVEGD; from the exons ATGGTTGACCCACAGGAAAATAGCCCGCAGGACATTCCTGACTATGACGGCATAGAGGATGAAGCTTTCCCCCCACTCCCACCACCACACTCCCCAGGCCGGGGAGGCCAGGAGGAAGGAGACCCTTTTGCAGATG GAGATGAAGGTGAGGTATCACAGCTGGCTGATGTCCCTACTGCTAAAAGGAGAGGCGTGAAGAGACCCCAACCCAAGCTGGACTCCCACAG GCTGATATCAGATCGAGGGCTTCCAGCTCTGGGCACTCTCTTTGACAATATCCAGTTCAAAGGCAAAGGACACGAG GCTGCAGACCTGCGGCTGCTgatgcagaagatggagaactggGCCCACAGGTTGTACCCCAAATTGCAATTTGAAGATTTTATTGACAAAGTGGAAAGGCTCGGCAGCAAAAAGGAAGTGCAG ACATGTCTTAAACGAATACGACTGGACATGCCCCTGACACATGAAGATTTTACAAGTACAGATG GTGCTGGTGACGAAGAGGTACAACGTGAACTGGAAACATTTGGGGATCCTGATCTGTTCAGCAGAGAGAGTTTTATTAATGCTCCCCAAGGGCAGATTGCCGAAGCCCTCGCTCCCCCACCTACTCCCTCTCTGACCGAAGAGCAGCAGAAACGCATTGAGCTGAACAGACAGCGGGCCCTGGAAAAGAGGCGCGCACGCCAGCAGCAAATTG GCCCTTCAGCCTCTCAGACTGCTGACATGTTAGGAGACAAACCTCCAGCTGCATCCTCACCAAATGTCATCAAAGGTTCTACTGATGGAGATGAAACTGTAGAAGATCCTGACCTCGAGCCTTCCAACAACACCTCCACGCAACAAACCAGCCCGCTTCCCCCCAAAGACTCTGAGCCCGCTGAGGCTGAGACCAGCCTCAGCCCTGAGCAACAGCTCAGCAACGACTGTGTAGAGGGGGATTAA
- the LOC112434016 gene encoding uncharacterized protein LOC112434016, whose translation MSASGDGPQNNQNGQQVNPQRFANGDQQPANEPVNGGFVNNLYLALRDIRWFLHELIASALGQYDDFYGSDDDDDDNNVNAQNINVRDNNANADNNEQHQDRNAVVVGGIENEEAFEDRVDVHQYIPEEDPQPGVSRRRSRELDEEDVEPNKRIRWSDDDSDFFSASDTDSEGCPHVGNIADEDINQQVTEEAPQPGGSTKRSRDEDVDEEGRNSKKSRLAHSDSGTSSTVCDHSESSSDGLFEDAHEELDNHEAGGSRKRSREDFEEEEEYLPACKFQRCSNESSSSSDED comes from the exons ATGAGTGCAAGTGGAGACGGACCACAAAATAACCAAAACG GCCAACAGGTTAACCCACAAAGGTTTGCAAATGGAGATCAGCAACCTGCTAATGAACCAGTTAATGGAGGCTTCGTGAACAATCTGTATCTCGCTCTCCGTGATATTCGTTGGTTTCTGCATGAGCTAATAGCTTCAGCACTGGGACAATATGATGACTTCTACGGTAGCGATGACGATGACGATGACAACAATGTCAACGCTCAAAATATTAATGTGAGGGACAATAATGCCAATGCTGACAACAATGAACAGCACCAGGATCGTAATGCTGTGGTTGTTGGTGGCATTGAAAATGAGGAGGCATTTGAAGACCGTGTAGATGTTCACCAGTACATCCCAGAAGAGGACCCTCAGCCAGGTGTTTCCAGGAGGAGGTCTAGAGAGCTGGATGAAGAAGATGTGGAACCAAACAAAAGAATCAGATGGAGCGATGATGACTCTGACTTCTTCTCTGCCTCTGACACTGATAGCGAGGGCTGTCCTCATGTTGGTAATATTGCCGATGAGGACATCAATCAGCAGGTAACAGAAGAAGCACCGCAGCCTGGTGGATCCACGAAAAGGTCCAGAGACGAAGATGTTGACGAAGAAGGTCGTAATAGCAAAAAATCCAGGCTTGCACACTCTGATTCGGGGACCAGCTCAACTGTGTGCGACCACTCTGAGAGCAGCAGTGATGGACTTTTTGAAGATGCGCACGAAGAGCTTGACAACCATGAAGCTGGAGGCTCGAGGAAGCGTTCCCGAGAGGACtttgaggaagaagaggaatacTTGCCGGCATGCAAATTTCAGAGGTGTTCAAATgagtccagcagcagcagtgatgaagACTAA
- the LOC112435138 gene encoding TIMELESS-interacting protein-like isoform X1: protein MDRLTMVDPQENSPQDIPDYDGIEDEAFPPLPPPHSPGRGGQEEGDPFADGDEGEVSQLADVPTAKRRGVKRPQPKLDSHRLISDRGLPALGTLFDNIQFKGKGHEAADLRLLMQKMENWAHRLYPKLQFEDFIDKVERLGSKKEVQTCLKRIRLDMPLTHEDFTSTDGAGDEEVQRELETFGDPDLFSRESFINAPQGQIAEALAPPPTPSLTEEQQKRIELNRQRALEKRRARQQQIGPSASQTADMLGDKPPAASSPNVIKGSTDGDETVEDPDLEPSNNTSTQQTSPLPPKDSEPAEAETSLSPEQQLSNDCVEGD from the exons ATG GACCGACTCACCATGGTTGACCCACAGGAAAATAGCCCGCAGGACATTCCTGACTATGACGGCATAGAGGATGAAGCTTTCCCCCCACTCCCACCACCACACTCCCCAGGCCGGGGAGGCCAGGAGGAAGGAGACCCTTTTGCAGATG GAGATGAAGGTGAGGTATCACAGCTGGCTGATGTCCCTACTGCTAAAAGGAGAGGCGTGAAGAGACCCCAACCCAAGCTGGACTCCCACAG GCTGATATCAGATCGAGGGCTTCCAGCTCTGGGCACTCTCTTTGACAATATCCAGTTCAAAGGCAAAGGACACGAG GCTGCAGACCTGCGGCTGCTgatgcagaagatggagaactggGCCCACAGGTTGTACCCCAAATTGCAATTTGAAGATTTTATTGACAAAGTGGAAAGGCTCGGCAGCAAAAAGGAAGTGCAG ACATGTCTTAAACGAATACGACTGGACATGCCCCTGACACATGAAGATTTTACAAGTACAGATG GTGCTGGTGACGAAGAGGTACAACGTGAACTGGAAACATTTGGGGATCCTGATCTGTTCAGCAGAGAGAGTTTTATTAATGCTCCCCAAGGGCAGATTGCCGAAGCCCTCGCTCCCCCACCTACTCCCTCTCTGACCGAAGAGCAGCAGAAACGCATTGAGCTGAACAGACAGCGGGCCCTGGAAAAGAGGCGCGCACGCCAGCAGCAAATTG GCCCTTCAGCCTCTCAGACTGCTGACATGTTAGGAGACAAACCTCCAGCTGCATCCTCACCAAATGTCATCAAAGGTTCTACTGATGGAGATGAAACTGTAGAAGATCCTGACCTCGAGCCTTCCAACAACACCTCCACGCAACAAACCAGCCCGCTTCCCCCCAAAGACTCTGAGCCCGCTGAGGCTGAGACCAGCCTCAGCCCTGAGCAACAGCTCAGCAACGACTGTGTAGAGGGGGATTAA
- the LOC143416195 gene encoding serine/threonine-protein kinase pim-2-like isoform X1 produces MYIVMNIFGHIALLYFQVILKQLVDAAKHLEDKHIFHRDIKSENILIETGSDVPRVRIIDFGLSCFFKERSQYRLFYGTEIYSPPEWYGRSCYRCGPTTVWQMGVVLYEALHAGDFDTTSFLKKRLKFKRHLSKNCRDFLDACLTKVPETRPTLEDLQHHTWLR; encoded by the exons atgtatatcgtgatgaatatttttggtcatatcgccctgctctatttCCAGGTCATTCTGAAGCAGCTGGTTGATGCTGCGAAGCACCTGGAGGATAAACACATCTTTCACCGGGACATCAAGAGTGAGAACATTCTGATTGAGACCGGCTCAGATGTACCGCGTGTTCGTATCATCGACTTTGGACTCAGCTGCTTTTTTAAGGAGCGGTCGCAGTACCGCCTCTTCTATG GTACAGAAATTTACTCCCCTCCCGAGTGGTACGGGCGCAGTTGCTACAGGTGTGGACCCACCACGGTATGGCAAATGGGAGTGGTTCTGTACGAAGCGCTTCATGCGGGGGACTTTGACACCACGAGCTTCCTCAAAAAGCGCCTGAAATTCAAAAGACATCTGTCCAAAA ACTGCCGGGATTTCTTGGACGCGTGTTTAACCAAAGTCCCGGAGACGCGGCCGACGCTGGAGGACCTACAGCATCACACTTGGCTGAGATAA